The following is a genomic window from Chloracidobacterium sp..
GTCGTGCTTCTCTGTCTCGAGAAGCGGCCCGATCTTCAGACTCGGATGGCCGCCCAGCATCGTTACGAACTCACCTGCCTTATAGGCGTGAGCAAGCGATTCATCGCCGTTGCTCTTTAGCCACGACACGATCGGGATGCGGTTATACCCATACACCATCAGGCTGTAGTGCGTGTATCGCACAACACCCGCCAACTCCAATTCCATGATCCTGTTCAGGACCTCGATAACGCCTTGTTTTTCAGTTTCGTTCATTTTTCCTCTTCGTCAAATGGTCTTTGAGTTGGATCCACAAATGCACCTCGGATATGCAATATACTTATAGTTCGTTTCTCTATGGAGAAAAGTATTCGGTAACGTCCGACGAACATATTTCTTACCTCCGCCGTATAAACTTCATCCTCCGGAGCCAATGGCCACGCAAGAGGTGTTGACGAAAGCGATCGGCGTACGGACTGCCTAAGGCTTTGATACCAAAGTTTCGCCGCATGTTCACCCCAGTACTTTTTGCCCCACTCAAACGAACCGGCGATCTCGGCTATAGCATTGGTGGTGAAGATCACACGATAGCGTTTCATTCATTGTCCGCGATACCGTACTTTGCTTCAAATTCTCTGAAAAATTCCTCGGCTTCCTGCACTCGCCCGGCCTCGACATCCTCAAGACCTCGTCGAATCCCCTCGATCGCTTCCAGGCGGTCGC
Proteins encoded in this region:
- a CDS encoding bacterioferritin, with the translated sequence MNETEKQGVIEVLNRIMELELAGVVRYTHYSLMVYGYNRIPIVSWLKSNGDESLAHAYKAGEFVTMLGGHPSLKIGPLLETEKHDIGDILRESLEHESTTLKAYYELLSKVEGHSVALEEYAREMILLEETHLDEVNKMLRKPGEIQPFSE
- a CDS encoding type II toxin-antitoxin system RelE/ParE family toxin — encoded protein: MKRYRVIFTTNAIAEIAGSFEWGKKYWGEHAAKLWYQSLRQSVRRSLSSTPLAWPLAPEDEVYTAEVRNMFVGRYRILFSIEKRTISILHIRGAFVDPTQRPFDEEEK